One genomic window of Streptomyces sp. WP-1 includes the following:
- a CDS encoding FAD-binding and (Fe-S)-binding domain-containing protein: MTMDASNYRRVPAGVVAPRDAEDVAAALEVCRTRGVPVVARGGGTSIAGQATGTGVVLDFTRHMDRLVELDPGTRTAVVQPGLVLDSLQRAAAPHGLRFGPDPSTHSRCTLGGMIGNNSCGSHSVAWGTTADNIAELDVLTARGRRLWLGPGWVGAPEGLRELAEGELARLRTGFPDLPRRISGYALDALLPEKGADVARSFCGSEGTLGILTEAVVRLVEAPPARALAVLGYGDESAAAEAAAGLLPHNPLTVEGMAADLVPPGAGLPRGGAWLFVETGGESEAAARARAEEIVRAADVVDALVVTEPAAQRTLWRIREDASGTATRMPDGSEAWPGWEDCAVPPARLGAYLRDFRALLSSHALRGTPYGHFGDGCIHVRIDFDLLTQDGIGRFRRFSEDLADLVVAHGGSLSGEHGDGQARAELLPRMYGAETVRLFERAKALWDPDDLLNPGMLVRPAPLDGNLRFSVLPAEPVDVAFGYPADGGDFRAAVRRCVGVAKCRTTTEAGPAVMCPSFRATGEEEHSTRGRARLLHEMLAGELITDGWRSTEVRDALDLCLACKGCRTDCPVGVDMATYKAEFLHHHYADRRRPAAHHSMGRLPEWLRRIARTRTAPLLNALAAVPPLAAAAKRLGGIAPERRLPRLAPRTFTGWWRRRKPARAQGAGDLVVLWPDTFTEHLSPSVGRAAVRVLEAAGLRVTLPPTRLPHRGSPTAATPDAPAPSLLSSLIPSLLPARHARVCCGLTYVSTGQLDRARAVLRRTLDLMEPVLRAGLPVVVLEPSCAAALRTDLPELLHDDPRAPRLAAAVLTFAEVLERHAPRWTPPAVDRPVAGQTHCHQHAVLGDAPDRRLRESAGLTGELSGGCCGLAGDFGFEKGHFEVSRACAEERLLPSIREAAPGTVVLADGYSCRTQLEQLGAVRARHLAEVLAEALDRDAGAPDGATTAGEGGRRAAGGRPLP; encoded by the coding sequence ATGACCATGGACGCCTCCAACTACCGGCGCGTCCCCGCAGGAGTGGTCGCCCCCCGGGACGCCGAGGACGTGGCGGCGGCGCTGGAGGTGTGCCGGACGCGCGGCGTGCCCGTGGTCGCCCGCGGCGGGGGCACGTCGATCGCCGGGCAGGCCACCGGCACCGGGGTCGTACTGGATTTCACGCGCCACATGGACCGCCTGGTGGAGCTGGACCCCGGCACCCGCACGGCCGTCGTCCAGCCCGGCCTGGTCCTCGACAGCCTCCAGCGCGCCGCCGCCCCGCACGGCCTGCGCTTCGGACCCGATCCGTCCACGCACAGCCGCTGCACCCTCGGCGGCATGATCGGCAACAACTCCTGCGGCTCCCACTCGGTGGCCTGGGGGACCACCGCCGACAACATCGCGGAGCTGGACGTGCTCACCGCGCGCGGCCGGCGGCTGTGGCTCGGGCCGGGGTGGGTCGGCGCGCCCGAGGGGCTGCGGGAGCTGGCGGAGGGCGAGCTGGCGCGGCTGCGCACCGGCTTCCCGGACCTGCCCCGCCGCATCTCCGGGTACGCGCTGGACGCGCTGCTGCCGGAGAAGGGCGCCGACGTGGCCCGCTCCTTCTGCGGCTCCGAGGGCACCCTCGGCATCCTCACCGAGGCGGTCGTACGCCTGGTCGAGGCCCCGCCCGCCCGCGCGCTCGCGGTGCTGGGGTACGGCGACGAGAGCGCCGCCGCCGAGGCCGCCGCCGGTCTCCTGCCGCACAACCCGCTGACGGTGGAGGGCATGGCCGCCGACCTGGTGCCTCCGGGGGCCGGACTGCCCAGGGGCGGCGCCTGGCTGTTCGTGGAGACGGGCGGGGAGTCGGAGGCGGCGGCCCGGGCCCGCGCGGAGGAGATCGTCCGGGCCGCGGATGTCGTGGACGCCCTGGTGGTGACCGAGCCCGCCGCCCAGCGGACCCTGTGGCGCATCCGCGAGGACGCGAGCGGCACGGCGACCCGGATGCCGGACGGCTCCGAGGCCTGGCCCGGCTGGGAGGACTGCGCGGTGCCCCCCGCCCGGCTCGGCGCCTACCTCCGCGACTTCCGCGCCCTGCTCTCCTCCCACGCCCTGCGCGGCACTCCGTACGGTCACTTCGGCGACGGCTGTATCCACGTCCGCATCGACTTCGACCTGCTCACCCAGGACGGGATCGGCCGCTTCCGGCGCTTCTCGGAGGACCTGGCCGACCTGGTGGTGGCGCACGGCGGCTCGCTGTCCGGGGAGCACGGCGACGGTCAGGCCCGCGCGGAACTGCTGCCCCGGATGTACGGCGCCGAGACGGTGCGCCTGTTCGAGCGCGCCAAGGCCCTCTGGGACCCGGACGACCTGCTCAACCCCGGCATGCTGGTCCGCCCCGCCCCGCTGGACGGCAACCTCCGCTTCTCCGTGCTCCCGGCCGAACCCGTGGACGTGGCCTTCGGCTACCCGGCCGACGGCGGCGACTTCCGCGCGGCCGTCCGCCGCTGTGTCGGCGTGGCCAAGTGCCGTACGACCACGGAGGCGGGCCCCGCCGTGATGTGCCCGTCGTTCCGGGCGACCGGCGAGGAGGAGCACTCCACCCGGGGCCGGGCCCGGCTGCTGCACGAGATGCTGGCCGGGGAGCTGATCACCGACGGCTGGCGCTCCACCGAGGTGCGCGACGCCCTCGATCTCTGCCTCGCCTGCAAGGGCTGCCGCACGGACTGCCCGGTGGGCGTCGACATGGCCACCTACAAGGCCGAGTTCCTGCACCACCACTACGCGGACCGCCGCCGCCCCGCCGCCCACCACAGCATGGGCCGCCTGCCCGAGTGGCTGCGCCGGATCGCCCGCACCCGAACGGCTCCCCTCCTCAACGCGCTCGCCGCCGTCCCGCCCCTGGCGGCCGCCGCGAAACGCCTCGGCGGGATCGCGCCCGAGCGGCGGCTCCCCCGGCTCGCCCCGAGGACCTTCACCGGCTGGTGGCGGCGCCGGAAGCCCGCGCGGGCCCAGGGCGCCGGGGACCTGGTCGTCCTCTGGCCGGACACCTTCACCGAGCATCTGTCCCCCTCGGTCGGCCGCGCGGCCGTCCGCGTCCTGGAGGCCGCCGGGCTGCGGGTGACCCTCCCCCCGACCCGGCTGCCGCACCGCGGCTCGCCCACGGCAGCCACCCCCGACGCCCCGGCCCCCTCCCTCCTGTCGTCCCTCATCCCCTCCCTCCTCCCGGCCCGCCACGCCCGGGTCTGCTGCGGGCTGACCTACGTCTCCACCGGCCAGCTGGACCGCGCCCGTGCGGTGCTGCGCCGCACGCTCGACCTGATGGAGCCGGTGCTGCGCGCGGGCCTCCCGGTCGTCGTGCTGGAACCGAGCTGCGCGGCCGCCCTGCGCACCGACCTGCCGGAACTCCTGCACGACGACCCGCGCGCACCCCGGCTCGCCGCCGCCGTCCTCACCTTCGCCGAGGTTCTGGAGCGGCACGCCCCGCGCTGGACCCCGCCCGCCGTGGACCGACCCGTCGCCGGTCAGACCCACTGCCATCAGCACGCGGTGCTCGGCGACGCCCCGGACCGCCGGCTGCGCGAGTCGGCCGGTCTCACCGGGGAACTCTCCGGCGGCTGCTGCGGCCTGGCCGGCGACTTCGGCTTCGAGAAGGGCCACTTCGAGGTCTCCCGGGCCTGCGCGGAGGAGCGGCTGCTGCCCTCGATACGGGAGGCGGCCCCGGGCACCGTGGTCCTCGCCGACGGCTACTCCTGCCGCACCCAGCTGGAGCAACTGGGCGCGGTGCGCGCACGGCACCTGGCGGAGGTGCTGGCCGAGGCCCTGGACCGGGACGCGGGCGCGCCGGACGGGGCCACGACCGCGGGGGAGGGCGGACGGCGGGCCGCCGGTGGACGGCCGCTTCCCTAG